A stretch of the Acidobacteriota bacterium genome encodes the following:
- a CDS encoding pitrilysin family protein, producing MERKIYPLWLILFMMTSIPTFSAKNIDPAPGQARPMEGSLQQKTPDEQGTVPAVTFDIKEHSLDNGMKVLMLEDHSAPMVTFQIHYMAGSRNEKPGITGISHLFEHMMFKGSKNIGPEEHARIVQSNGGSLNAFTTTDNTSYFQVLPADKLEIAMKLEAERMENLTITEEKLTSEREVVRNERKMRTVNTPYGLAEEVLMSTMFDRHPYQWPVIGWDSDLKAISVDDCIEYFRKYYAPDNATAVIVGDFKTDEALELMRKYFGHLKPQGGSKPVPTYEAPQRGEKRVIFKKFAQASALFAGFHIPSLNHPDTPALQVISAILTKGESSRFYQKFIKTGKAGTISTNVGIFFPTKDPSLFSVSAIANPGVNIDEIEKGIWEELDKLKTEGLAPEELEKAKRQNEASFIFGLQSLLWRGVNIGILQLRGNDFRRINTYAEEIRKLTSEDIKRTVAKYFGEDNRTVVTVIPVSIQESERYGRLE from the coding sequence ATGGAAAGAAAAATCTATCCGTTATGGCTCATCCTGTTCATGATGACCTCCATTCCCACATTCTCAGCCAAGAATATCGATCCTGCTCCGGGGCAGGCCCGGCCGATGGAGGGATCTCTGCAACAGAAAACTCCCGACGAGCAAGGAACTGTTCCAGCAGTGACGTTCGACATCAAGGAACATTCACTCGATAACGGGATGAAGGTGCTGATGCTCGAGGATCACTCCGCTCCTATGGTGACCTTTCAAATCCATTACATGGCTGGCTCGAGGAACGAGAAACCGGGGATCACCGGAATCTCTCACCTTTTCGAACACATGATGTTCAAAGGTTCAAAGAACATCGGTCCGGAGGAGCATGCCAGAATCGTCCAGTCCAACGGAGGATCGCTGAACGCATTCACAACTACCGATAACACATCCTACTTCCAGGTCCTTCCAGCGGATAAACTAGAAATTGCCATGAAGCTTGAAGCGGAGAGAATGGAGAATCTCACCATTACCGAGGAGAAGCTCACCTCCGAGAGAGAGGTTGTGCGAAACGAGAGAAAGATGAGGACGGTGAATACTCCTTACGGCCTTGCGGAAGAGGTCCTCATGTCCACAATGTTTGACCGGCACCCATACCAATGGCCCGTCATCGGCTGGGACAGCGACCTGAAAGCCATCTCTGTCGACGATTGCATAGAATACTTCCGGAAATACTATGCCCCCGACAATGCCACGGCTGTCATCGTCGGAGACTTCAAAACGGATGAAGCTCTTGAACTGATGAGGAAATATTTCGGACATCTTAAACCGCAAGGAGGAAGTAAGCCGGTTCCCACTTATGAGGCCCCCCAGAGAGGAGAAAAGAGGGTCATTTTCAAAAAGTTCGCACAGGCTTCCGCGCTCTTCGCCGGATTCCACATTCCTTCGCTGAACCATCCTGACACTCCGGCCCTCCAGGTGATCAGCGCAATCCTGACGAAGGGAGAGTCATCGAGGTTTTACCAGAAATTCATCAAGACGGGCAAAGCCGGAACTATCTCGACAAATGTAGGAATCTTCTTCCCGACAAAAGATCCCTCATTATTCAGCGTCTCTGCCATTGCCAATCCAGGCGTGAACATCGACGAGATCGAAAAGGGAATCTGGGAGGAACTTGATAAACTGAAGACCGAAGGTCTTGCCCCGGAAGAACTTGAAAAGGCGAAGCGCCAGAACGAGGCTTCATTTATCTTCGGCCTCCAGTCGCTTCTGTGGCGAGGCGTCAACATCGGAATCCTCCAGTTGAGAGGGAATGATTTCAGGAGGATTAACACTTACGCGGAAGAGATCCGGAAATTGACCTCCGAGGACATCAAACGCACGGTCGCGAAATACTTCGGCGAAGACAACAGGACGGTGGTTACAGTGATCCCTGTCTCGATACAGGAATCGGAAAGATATGGCCGTCTCGAATAA
- a CDS encoding pitrilysin family protein: protein MTKKNLGILIVFIITLFIFSGAALSQQKVANRVKAPLLNRTTLKNGLQMIIVEHHELPIVACNLMIKSGSLHDPEGKAGMASITGEMLKLGTKTKNSIDIANAFDSLGAQLGISSDWDATYITAQSLSGDFEKIVSLVSDLLLNPAFPEEEFKLVRERRLAAQKRNLDDPAYLAGKHFNKVLFQGHPYAYPTEGTAETVASITLDDVRNFYSRFFIPNNSILCIVGDVFPAQARAIIEAGFGNWKKGKALKAEFPSVRNPEGTIIRIVNKPDLTQSQIRIGHLGQSRSCKDYFAIQVMNYIYGGGSFSSRLMKIIRAERGYTYGIRSSFDWRKNTGPFAISTFTVNKQVKDLIVETLQIAEDIRNHGVTEDELKAAKSFYIGNWALQFETPMQIAGQILNMELYNLGKDYIEKYQDNMEKISLEDVKRAASQYLDTKNLVICVASNAADLKEDMEKIGKVEVVDLE, encoded by the coding sequence ATGACGAAGAAAAATCTCGGCATCTTGATTGTATTCATCATCACCCTCTTTATCTTCTCGGGTGCCGCCCTCTCACAGCAGAAGGTGGCAAACAGGGTGAAGGCTCCCCTTCTGAACCGCACAACCCTGAAGAACGGGCTTCAGATGATTATAGTGGAACATCACGAACTCCCCATCGTCGCCTGTAACCTGATGATAAAGAGCGGTTCTCTCCATGATCCGGAAGGGAAAGCGGGGATGGCCAGCATCACGGGAGAGATGCTCAAGCTCGGAACGAAGACGAAGAACAGCATCGACATTGCCAACGCCTTCGATTCTCTCGGTGCACAGTTAGGCATCTCATCAGATTGGGATGCCACTTATATCACCGCCCAATCTCTCTCCGGCGATTTCGAAAAGATCGTTTCACTCGTCTCGGATCTTCTGCTCAATCCAGCTTTCCCGGAGGAGGAATTCAAGCTAGTCAGAGAGCGAAGACTGGCAGCACAGAAGAGAAACCTGGATGATCCTGCCTATCTCGCTGGAAAGCATTTCAACAAAGTTCTGTTCCAGGGCCATCCCTATGCCTATCCGACTGAGGGAACGGCTGAAACGGTGGCTTCCATAACCCTTGATGATGTCAGGAATTTCTACTCTCGCTTCTTCATCCCGAATAATTCCATCCTCTGCATAGTCGGCGACGTCTTTCCAGCGCAAGCGAGAGCCATCATCGAGGCTGGTTTCGGGAACTGGAAGAAGGGAAAGGCTCTGAAGGCTGAATTCCCGTCAGTAAGAAATCCAGAGGGAACCATCATACGTATCGTCAACAAGCCGGATCTCACCCAAAGCCAGATCAGGATCGGACATCTCGGTCAGTCCCGGAGCTGCAAGGACTACTTCGCCATTCAGGTCATGAATTACATCTATGGTGGAGGGAGCTTTTCTTCCCGGTTGATGAAGATCATCAGAGCAGAGCGCGGCTACACGTACGGGATCAGGAGCAGTTTTGACTGGAGAAAGAACACCGGTCCTTTCGCGATTTCCACTTTCACGGTGAACAAACAGGTAAAGGACCTTATCGTTGAAACGCTCCAGATCGCCGAGGATATCCGGAATCATGGAGTGACAGAAGATGAGCTGAAGGCTGCAAAGAGCTTCTATATCGGGAACTGGGCACTCCAGTTCGAGACACCCATGCAGATCGCAGGACAGATTCTGAACATGGAGCTTTACAATCTCGGGAAGGACTATATTGAGAAGTATCAGGACAACATGGAGAAGATCTCCCTCGAAGATGTGAAAAGAGCGGCATCGCAGTATCTCGACACGAAGAATCTCGTCATATGTGTTGCAAGCAATGCCGCCGACCTCAAAGAGGATATGGAAAAGATCGGAAAGGTGGAGGTCGTTGACCTCGAGTAA